A window of the Microthrixaceae bacterium genome harbors these coding sequences:
- a CDS encoding MFS transporter: MGSEVTMPAPDAHEKAVRAAFWSLGLTSGTWGSRIPDVKDDLSLSDGALASALLGLSIGAVVGAWFGGALVRRYGGRGVIAYSWMMVGALLSAPGLAPTWASLAAAALAVGVSVGVLDVAMNGAGVQLEQQADEPLLNGLHARWSAGVLVGAGIGAVAVASKVAVAAHLGSVGLGLVVAALYNRSRLPDGRLAAPGLADSAEPFDELSDLTGPVLVAGDNGRLVALAAIGGFVFLGDGALLDWVGVLVRDELDGGTVSGALAVTGLAAGGLAGRLFGDRLTTIWGPAPLVRRGAALAAVAMVGVLTSPVAAVVPVLLVGVGAGLAPAVPLAFAAAGNRWGEHGIAVVTTAGYGSYLAAPALVGGLAHATTLRLALMVPLVLIVGVIPLAWSTDP; the protein is encoded by the coding sequence ATGGGTTCGGAGGTGACGATGCCGGCGCCAGACGCCCACGAGAAGGCGGTGAGAGCGGCGTTCTGGTCGCTCGGGCTCACGTCGGGAACCTGGGGGTCGAGGATCCCCGACGTCAAGGACGACCTGAGCCTGAGCGACGGTGCACTGGCCAGCGCCCTGTTGGGCTTGTCGATCGGCGCCGTCGTCGGGGCGTGGTTCGGTGGCGCCCTGGTAAGGCGCTACGGCGGACGCGGCGTGATCGCCTACTCGTGGATGATGGTGGGGGCCCTGTTGTCCGCTCCTGGCCTGGCCCCGACGTGGGCGAGCCTGGCCGCGGCTGCCCTGGCTGTGGGGGTGAGCGTGGGTGTGTTGGACGTGGCCATGAACGGTGCCGGAGTCCAGTTGGAGCAACAAGCCGATGAACCTCTCCTCAACGGGCTCCATGCCCGGTGGAGCGCCGGCGTTCTGGTCGGGGCGGGAATCGGTGCCGTGGCCGTAGCGTCGAAGGTGGCGGTCGCCGCCCACCTGGGCTCGGTCGGCCTGGGACTGGTGGTTGCTGCCCTCTACAACCGGAGCCGTCTACCCGACGGTCGCCTGGCCGCACCGGGCTTGGCCGACTCGGCGGAGCCATTCGACGAGCTGAGCGATCTGACCGGTCCCGTCCTGGTGGCGGGAGACAACGGACGGCTGGTGGCGTTGGCGGCCATCGGCGGGTTCGTCTTCTTGGGCGACGGAGCCCTGCTCGACTGGGTCGGCGTGTTGGTCCGCGACGAGCTGGACGGAGGAACCGTGTCAGGGGCCTTGGCCGTGACCGGACTGGCTGCGGGTGGTTTGGCCGGGCGCCTGTTTGGCGACCGCCTGACCACAATTTGGGGCCCGGCACCGCTGGTCCGACGGGGCGCGGCCCTGGCCGCGGTGGCCATGGTCGGAGTACTGACCAGTCCGGTGGCCGCCGTCGTCCCCGTGCTGTTGGTGGGAGTGGGGGCCGGACTGGCTCCCGCCGTTCCCCTGGCCTTCGCCGCCGCCGGAAACCGTTGGGGCGAACACGGCATCGCCGTGGTCACCACCGCCGGCTACGGCAGCTACCTGGCCGCGCCGGCGCTGGTCGGTGGGCTGGCTCACGCCACGACGTTGCGACTGGCCCTTATGGTGCCGTTGGTGTTGATCGTGGGCGTGATACCCCTGGCCTGGAGCACCGACCCCTGA